In one window of Notolabrus celidotus isolate fNotCel1 chromosome 15, fNotCel1.pri, whole genome shotgun sequence DNA:
- the zfyve9a gene encoding zinc finger FYVE domain-containing protein 9 isoform X1 has translation MENYFQAEAFNLDKVLDEFEQNEDEADNPILSDAKWTQILAPPAHLLSLNPALAHADLSPRESPLPFKTLTDSSSTASPGADPKRHPGPDPPSWAEERPADVHSPPLPQPNIGKLVGTDDLSPPPLTACGAVENGCPASPVSPQLDGLTQEIHSSPDNKPGASDQEGKPHHEERVASVRGEGGSDVSHTHFTFEVGSGQVEALSQKIHPNVEARIQNGGDIKEEVVTAVLQENGREQTSADIKEDQVESLLHRGGDIKTACEVETNGLSPPESVGVEKKEWGCGQDGQTDQLLRITSLFNGSEQESSVHSQQQETEGKEEEEDEGFSPSPVPSKEDSVTEEKEMEESKQENGEGGAAGSGSIQPKLNNNRLQPVSVPYGGARPKQPVTLKLQIPQPLSGQVQNQLCPSVVSKNKNLESQGRRGVPSEITPSGSDLSTVGVNGEGAVHSPPLIPSESPDNDLQAGQQGALCRKPASSLGEVAPVWVPDSQAPICMKCDVKFTFTKRRHHCRACGKVFCATCCSLKCRLMYMDRKEARVCVTCHSALTCAQSWETPVTTSNQSPNPNNPAEYCSTIPPLQQAQASGVLSSPPPTVMVPVGVLKQSGSEGSLTREQRRVWFADGLLPNGDMSESPRPPASNPAPSQSLAISTFSNKSSTSESSEAANTPSAPVGSPVGSSLSLIPEDGLPPILISTGVKGGTGGHITDYAVEERPSEIVLMQQLEEGGPDPLVFVLNANLLAMVKLVNYVNRKCWYVTTKGMHAVGQAEVVILLQCLPDEKTIPKDIFTHFVQLYQEALSGNVLSHLSHSFFTQSFLGSKEHGGFLYISPSFQSLQDLLLPNPPYLFGILIQKWETPWAKVFPIRLMLRLGAEYRFYPCPLFSVRFRKPLFGETGHTIMNLLADFRNYQYTLPVVKGLVVDMEVRKTSIKIPSNRYNELMKAMNKSNEHVLAMGACFNDRADSHLVCVQNDDGNYQTQAISIHHQPRKVTGACFFVFSGALKASSGFLAKTSIVEDGVMIQITAETMDSLRQALRDMKDYTITCGKADQEENQELVHIQWTEDDHNFNKGVISPIDGKSMESITSVKIFHGSEYKANGKVIRWTEVFFLQSEDQPNGLSDPADHSRLTENVARSFCMALCPHLKLLKEDGMAKLGLRVTLDSDQVGYLAGSNGQPLLPQYLSDLDSALIPVIHGGACQLSEGPVVMELVFYILEIIS, from the exons ATGGAGAATTATTTCCAGGCCGAGGCCTTCAACCTGGACAAGGTGCTGGACGAGTTTGAGCAGAACGAAG ATGAGGCAGATAATCCCATTCTCTCAGATGCCAAGTGGACCCAGATTCTGGCCCCACCAGCCCACCTGCTATCTCTGAACCCCGCCCTGGCCCACGCAGACCTCAGCCCCCGGGAGAGTCCGCTGCCCTTTAAGACCCTTACAGACTCCTCCTCCACCGCCTCCCCGGGGGCTGACCCGAAAAGACACCCCGGCCCGGATCCTCCGTCCTGGGCGGAGGAGAGGCCGGCGGACGTCCACAGCCCTCCCCTCCCTCAGCCCAACATTGGCAAACTGGTGGGCACAGACGACCTCTCGCCGCCCCCCCTGACAGCCTGTGGTGCTGTGGAGAACGGCTGTCCCGCCAGCCCTGTGAGCCCACAACTGGATGGGCTCACACAGGAGATACATTCTTCCCCGGACAACAAGCCCGGTGCCTCTGATCAGGAGGGTAAACCTCATCATGAGGAGAGAGTCGCCTCTGTAAGAGGAGAAGGGGGCTCGGATGTCAGCCACACTCACTTTACCTTTGAGGTTGGATCAGGACAGGTTGAAGCTTTGTCCCAGAAAATTCACCCAAATGTAGAAGCAAGGATACAAAACGGGGGAGACATCAAAGAGGAAGTTGTTACAGCTGTTTTACAAGAAAATGGGCGAGAACAGACAAGTGCAGACATAAAGGAAGACCAGGTAGAAAGTCTCctacacagaggaggagatattAAGACTGCTTGTGAGGTGGAGACGAATGGTTTATCTCCTCCTGAAAGTGTGGGAGTGGAGAAAAAGGAGTGGGGATGTGGTCAAGATGGACAGACGGACCAGCTTCTCAGAATAACAAGCCTTTTCAACGGTTCAGAGCAGGAAAGCAGCGTGCATTCCCAGCAACAGGAGAcggaggggaaggaggaggaggaggatgaaggtttttctccctctcctgtcCCGTCTAAAGAGGACTCTGTCactgaggagaaggagatggAAGAGAGCAAGCAAGAGAACGGagaaggaggagcagcagggtCAGGTAGCATCCAACCAAAACTCAACAATAACCGCCTGCAGCCGGTAAGCGTTCCTTACGGAGGAGCTCGACCGAAGCAGCCCGTCACCCTCAAGCTCCAGATCCCACAGCCGCTTTCAGGCCAGGTCCAGAACCAGCTCTGTCCGAGTGTCGTCAGCAAGAACAAAAACCTGGAGAGCCAGGGCCGGAGAGGCGTGCCGTCTGAGATTACACCCAGCGGGTCTGATCTGAGCACAGTCGGGGTGAATGGAGAGGGCGCCGTACACTCTCCACCCCTGATTCCCTCAGAGAGCCCAGATAATGACCTCCAGGCAGGCCAGCAGGGTGCTCTGTGCAGGAAGCCTGCCAGCTCCCTGGGAGAGGTGGCCCCTGTGTGGGTGCCTGACTCCCAGGCTCccatttgtatgaaatgtgatGTCAAGTTCACCTTCACCAAGAGGAGGCATCACTGCAGGGCCTGCGGCAAG gtGTTCTGTGCGACATGCTGCAGCCTGAAGTGCAGGCTTATGTACATGGACAGGAAGGAGGCCCGAGTCTGTGTCACCTGTCATTCTGCTCTTACATGTG ctcaATCATGGGAGACACCGGTCACAACAAGCAACCAGAGTCCGAACCCCAACAACCCGGCAGAGTACTGCTCCACCATCCCCCCTCTGCAGCAGGCTCAGGCATCTGGGGTGCTCAGCTCACCTCCTCCTACTGTCATGGTCCCTGTGGGAGTCCTGAAACAGTCCGGCAGCGAGG GGTCCCTTACACGGGAGCAGAGGAGGGTGTGGTTCGCTGACGGCCTCCTGCCTAATGGAGACATGTCAGAGTCACCCAGACCTCCAGCCTCAAACCCGGCCCCCTCCCAGTCACTGGCCATCTCCACGTTTTCAAACAAATCCTCCACTTCTGAATCCTCAGAG GCAGCCAACACCCCCAGTGCCCCGGTGGGCAGCCCAGTGGGCAGCTCCCTCAGCCTGATCCCGGAGGACGGGCTCCCTCCCATCCTCATCTCCACCGGAGTCAAAGGAGGTACGGGAGGCCACATCACAG ACTATGCTGTGGAGGAGAGGCCGTCAGAGATCGTCCTcatgcagcagctggaggagggaGGCCCGGATCCTCTGGTCTTTGTGCTCAACGCAAACCTGCTGGCTATGGTCAAGCTTGTCAACT atgtaaacaggaagtgttggTACGTGACGACGAAGGGCATGCACGCCGTCGGCCAGGCAGAGGTGGTCATCCTGCTGCAGTGTCTACCTGACGAGAAAACCATCCCCAAAGACATCTTCACACACTTTGTGCAGCTCTACCAGGAGGCCCTCAGTG GCAACGTGCTGAGCCACCTGAGTCACTCGTTCTTCACGCAGAGCTTCCTGGGCAGTAAGGAGCACGGCGGCTTCCTCTACATCAGCCCCTCCTTCCAGTCGCTGCAGGACCTGCTGCTTCCCAACCCGCCTTACCTCTTCGGCATCCTGATACAGAAGTGGGAAACGCCCTGGGCCAAAGTCTTCCCCATCCGCCTCATGCTGCGGCTGGGAGCAGAGTACAGAT TTTATCCTTGTCCACTCTTCAGTGTGCGCTTCAGAAAACCCCTCTTTGGAGAGACCGGTCACACCATCATGAACCTCCTCGCA GACTTCCGTAACTACCAGTACACACTACCGGTGGTAAAAGGTCTGGTTGTGGACATGGAGGTGAGGAAGACGAGCATTAAGATCCCCAGTAATCGTTACAATGAG CTGATGAAGGCCATGAACAAGTCCAACGAGCACGTGCTGGCCATGGGGGCATGTTTCAACGACCGTGCCGACTCCCACCTGGTGTGCGTCCAGAACGATGACGGGAACTATCAGACGCAGGCCATCAGCATCCATCACCAGCCTCGCAAAG TCACTGGAGCCTGCTTCTTTGTGTTCAGTGGAGCTTTGAAAGCCTCGTCGGGCTTCTTGGCTAAGACCAGCATTGTGGAAG ATGGTGTCATGATCCAGATCACAGCTGAGACCATGGACTCTCTACGGCAAGCCCTGAGGGACATGAAGGACTACACGATCACATGCGGTAAAGCCGACCAGGAGGAAAACCAGGAGCTGGTCCACATCCAGTGGACTGAGGACGACCACAACTTCAACAAGGG tgtcATCAGTCCCATCGATGGGAAGTCTATGGAGTCGATCACCAGCGTCAAGATCTTCCACGGCTCCGAGTACAAAGCTAATGGCAAAGTCATACGCTGGACAGAG GTCTTTTTCCTCCAGAGTGAAGATCAACCCAATGGTCTGAGTGATCCGGCCGACCACAGCCGGCTGACGGAGAACGTGGCGAGATCTTTCTGCATGGCGCTCTGTCCTCAcctgaagctgctgaaggaggATGGGATGGCCAAACTGGGACTGAGGGTCACTCTGGACTCAGACCAG GTGGGTTACCTAGCAGGAAGTAACGGCCAGCCTCTGCTGCCTCAGTACCTGAGCGACTTGGACAGCGCTCTGATCCCCGTCATCCACGGCGGGGCATGTCAGCTGAGCGAGGGCCCCGTGGTCATGGAGCTGGTCTTCTACATCCTGGAGATCATCTCATAG
- the zfyve9a gene encoding zinc finger FYVE domain-containing protein 9 isoform X2 encodes MENYFQAEAFNLDKVLDEFEQNEDEADNPILSDAKWTQILAPPAHLLSLNPALAHADLSPRESPLPFKTLTDSSSTASPGADPKRHPGPDPPSWAEERPADVHSPPLPQPNIGKLVGTDDLSPPPLTACGAVENGCPASPVSPQLDGLTQEIHSSPDNKPGASDQEGKPHHEERVASVRGEGGSDVSHTHFTFEVGSGQVEALSQKIHPNVEARIQNGGDIKEEVVTAVLQENGREQTSADIKEDQVESLLHRGGDIKTACEVETNGLSPPESVGVEKKEWGCGQDGQTDQLLRITSLFNGSEQESSVHSQQQETEGKEEEEDEGFSPSPVPSKEDSVTEEKEMEESKQENGEGGAAGSGSIQPKLNNNRLQPVSVPYGGARPKQPVTLKLQIPQPLSGQVQNQLCPSVVSKNKNLESQGRRGVPSEITPSGSDLSTVGVNGEGAVHSPPLIPSESPDNDLQAGQQGALCRKPASSLGEVAPVWVPDSQAPICMKCDVKFTFTKRRHHCRACGKVFCATCCSLKCRLMYMDRKEARVCVTCHSALTCAQSWETPVTTSNQSPNPNNPAEYCSTIPPLQQAQASGVLSSPPPTVMVPVGVLKQSGSEGSLTREQRRVWFADGLLPNGDMSESPRPPASNPAPSQSLAISTFSNKSSTSESSEAANTPSAPVGSPVGSSLSLIPEDGLPPILISTGVKGDYAVEERPSEIVLMQQLEEGGPDPLVFVLNANLLAMVKLVNYVNRKCWYVTTKGMHAVGQAEVVILLQCLPDEKTIPKDIFTHFVQLYQEALSGNVLSHLSHSFFTQSFLGSKEHGGFLYISPSFQSLQDLLLPNPPYLFGILIQKWETPWAKVFPIRLMLRLGAEYRFYPCPLFSVRFRKPLFGETGHTIMNLLADFRNYQYTLPVVKGLVVDMEVRKTSIKIPSNRYNELMKAMNKSNEHVLAMGACFNDRADSHLVCVQNDDGNYQTQAISIHHQPRKVTGACFFVFSGALKASSGFLAKTSIVEDGVMIQITAETMDSLRQALRDMKDYTITCGKADQEENQELVHIQWTEDDHNFNKGVISPIDGKSMESITSVKIFHGSEYKANGKVIRWTEVFFLQSEDQPNGLSDPADHSRLTENVARSFCMALCPHLKLLKEDGMAKLGLRVTLDSDQVGYLAGSNGQPLLPQYLSDLDSALIPVIHGGACQLSEGPVVMELVFYILEIIS; translated from the exons ATGGAGAATTATTTCCAGGCCGAGGCCTTCAACCTGGACAAGGTGCTGGACGAGTTTGAGCAGAACGAAG ATGAGGCAGATAATCCCATTCTCTCAGATGCCAAGTGGACCCAGATTCTGGCCCCACCAGCCCACCTGCTATCTCTGAACCCCGCCCTGGCCCACGCAGACCTCAGCCCCCGGGAGAGTCCGCTGCCCTTTAAGACCCTTACAGACTCCTCCTCCACCGCCTCCCCGGGGGCTGACCCGAAAAGACACCCCGGCCCGGATCCTCCGTCCTGGGCGGAGGAGAGGCCGGCGGACGTCCACAGCCCTCCCCTCCCTCAGCCCAACATTGGCAAACTGGTGGGCACAGACGACCTCTCGCCGCCCCCCCTGACAGCCTGTGGTGCTGTGGAGAACGGCTGTCCCGCCAGCCCTGTGAGCCCACAACTGGATGGGCTCACACAGGAGATACATTCTTCCCCGGACAACAAGCCCGGTGCCTCTGATCAGGAGGGTAAACCTCATCATGAGGAGAGAGTCGCCTCTGTAAGAGGAGAAGGGGGCTCGGATGTCAGCCACACTCACTTTACCTTTGAGGTTGGATCAGGACAGGTTGAAGCTTTGTCCCAGAAAATTCACCCAAATGTAGAAGCAAGGATACAAAACGGGGGAGACATCAAAGAGGAAGTTGTTACAGCTGTTTTACAAGAAAATGGGCGAGAACAGACAAGTGCAGACATAAAGGAAGACCAGGTAGAAAGTCTCctacacagaggaggagatattAAGACTGCTTGTGAGGTGGAGACGAATGGTTTATCTCCTCCTGAAAGTGTGGGAGTGGAGAAAAAGGAGTGGGGATGTGGTCAAGATGGACAGACGGACCAGCTTCTCAGAATAACAAGCCTTTTCAACGGTTCAGAGCAGGAAAGCAGCGTGCATTCCCAGCAACAGGAGAcggaggggaaggaggaggaggaggatgaaggtttttctccctctcctgtcCCGTCTAAAGAGGACTCTGTCactgaggagaaggagatggAAGAGAGCAAGCAAGAGAACGGagaaggaggagcagcagggtCAGGTAGCATCCAACCAAAACTCAACAATAACCGCCTGCAGCCGGTAAGCGTTCCTTACGGAGGAGCTCGACCGAAGCAGCCCGTCACCCTCAAGCTCCAGATCCCACAGCCGCTTTCAGGCCAGGTCCAGAACCAGCTCTGTCCGAGTGTCGTCAGCAAGAACAAAAACCTGGAGAGCCAGGGCCGGAGAGGCGTGCCGTCTGAGATTACACCCAGCGGGTCTGATCTGAGCACAGTCGGGGTGAATGGAGAGGGCGCCGTACACTCTCCACCCCTGATTCCCTCAGAGAGCCCAGATAATGACCTCCAGGCAGGCCAGCAGGGTGCTCTGTGCAGGAAGCCTGCCAGCTCCCTGGGAGAGGTGGCCCCTGTGTGGGTGCCTGACTCCCAGGCTCccatttgtatgaaatgtgatGTCAAGTTCACCTTCACCAAGAGGAGGCATCACTGCAGGGCCTGCGGCAAG gtGTTCTGTGCGACATGCTGCAGCCTGAAGTGCAGGCTTATGTACATGGACAGGAAGGAGGCCCGAGTCTGTGTCACCTGTCATTCTGCTCTTACATGTG ctcaATCATGGGAGACACCGGTCACAACAAGCAACCAGAGTCCGAACCCCAACAACCCGGCAGAGTACTGCTCCACCATCCCCCCTCTGCAGCAGGCTCAGGCATCTGGGGTGCTCAGCTCACCTCCTCCTACTGTCATGGTCCCTGTGGGAGTCCTGAAACAGTCCGGCAGCGAGG GGTCCCTTACACGGGAGCAGAGGAGGGTGTGGTTCGCTGACGGCCTCCTGCCTAATGGAGACATGTCAGAGTCACCCAGACCTCCAGCCTCAAACCCGGCCCCCTCCCAGTCACTGGCCATCTCCACGTTTTCAAACAAATCCTCCACTTCTGAATCCTCAGAG GCAGCCAACACCCCCAGTGCCCCGGTGGGCAGCCCAGTGGGCAGCTCCCTCAGCCTGATCCCGGAGGACGGGCTCCCTCCCATCCTCATCTCCACCGGAGTCAAAGGAG ACTATGCTGTGGAGGAGAGGCCGTCAGAGATCGTCCTcatgcagcagctggaggagggaGGCCCGGATCCTCTGGTCTTTGTGCTCAACGCAAACCTGCTGGCTATGGTCAAGCTTGTCAACT atgtaaacaggaagtgttggTACGTGACGACGAAGGGCATGCACGCCGTCGGCCAGGCAGAGGTGGTCATCCTGCTGCAGTGTCTACCTGACGAGAAAACCATCCCCAAAGACATCTTCACACACTTTGTGCAGCTCTACCAGGAGGCCCTCAGTG GCAACGTGCTGAGCCACCTGAGTCACTCGTTCTTCACGCAGAGCTTCCTGGGCAGTAAGGAGCACGGCGGCTTCCTCTACATCAGCCCCTCCTTCCAGTCGCTGCAGGACCTGCTGCTTCCCAACCCGCCTTACCTCTTCGGCATCCTGATACAGAAGTGGGAAACGCCCTGGGCCAAAGTCTTCCCCATCCGCCTCATGCTGCGGCTGGGAGCAGAGTACAGAT TTTATCCTTGTCCACTCTTCAGTGTGCGCTTCAGAAAACCCCTCTTTGGAGAGACCGGTCACACCATCATGAACCTCCTCGCA GACTTCCGTAACTACCAGTACACACTACCGGTGGTAAAAGGTCTGGTTGTGGACATGGAGGTGAGGAAGACGAGCATTAAGATCCCCAGTAATCGTTACAATGAG CTGATGAAGGCCATGAACAAGTCCAACGAGCACGTGCTGGCCATGGGGGCATGTTTCAACGACCGTGCCGACTCCCACCTGGTGTGCGTCCAGAACGATGACGGGAACTATCAGACGCAGGCCATCAGCATCCATCACCAGCCTCGCAAAG TCACTGGAGCCTGCTTCTTTGTGTTCAGTGGAGCTTTGAAAGCCTCGTCGGGCTTCTTGGCTAAGACCAGCATTGTGGAAG ATGGTGTCATGATCCAGATCACAGCTGAGACCATGGACTCTCTACGGCAAGCCCTGAGGGACATGAAGGACTACACGATCACATGCGGTAAAGCCGACCAGGAGGAAAACCAGGAGCTGGTCCACATCCAGTGGACTGAGGACGACCACAACTTCAACAAGGG tgtcATCAGTCCCATCGATGGGAAGTCTATGGAGTCGATCACCAGCGTCAAGATCTTCCACGGCTCCGAGTACAAAGCTAATGGCAAAGTCATACGCTGGACAGAG GTCTTTTTCCTCCAGAGTGAAGATCAACCCAATGGTCTGAGTGATCCGGCCGACCACAGCCGGCTGACGGAGAACGTGGCGAGATCTTTCTGCATGGCGCTCTGTCCTCAcctgaagctgctgaaggaggATGGGATGGCCAAACTGGGACTGAGGGTCACTCTGGACTCAGACCAG GTGGGTTACCTAGCAGGAAGTAACGGCCAGCCTCTGCTGCCTCAGTACCTGAGCGACTTGGACAGCGCTCTGATCCCCGTCATCCACGGCGGGGCATGTCAGCTGAGCGAGGGCCCCGTGGTCATGGAGCTGGTCTTCTACATCCTGGAGATCATCTCATAG